Genomic segment of Mycolicibacterium sarraceniae:
TCCCCGTCGAACAGCACGAGGTCGGCCACAGCCGCCACACTAACCTTGCCCAGGTTGCGCCTGCGGTAGATCACCGAGGACTCACACACCACCAGAGCGGACTCGGTGATGGTCTGTTCGGCTCCCGCGCCGCGCTCGATGGTCAGCGTGGCGCGCAGCAGCGCCGACAAGGCCAGCCCGCGCTCGATGCGCTTGCCGATGTCCATCAGAGTCCAGCCGGCATCGTGCACCATCGACTCGGCGGCCACCCCCGACAGCGCCAGCATGCCGGCCAGCGTCTGCTGCTGTGCCGTGGCCAGCTGCGTATCGTCGGCGACCAGGGCACCGCGTTGCGGGCTGGGCGGTGCGGCCGCCGGCTCGGCCAGCGCACGTTCGACGCCGCCGAGCACCATCCAGGTGTCGTTGGACATCTGGTCGCGTACCGACCGGGCGGCCAGGGCCAGCCGCTCGACGGATTGGGCCAGCGATCCCGCGCGCCGCCGATCGACCGTAAGCGACCACAGCGTGCGCTGGGCGCTGGCCACCGCATCGGCGTAGCTCCCAGTCGCCTCGGTGTCAGTCCCGGTCAGCGCACCCAGCGCCGCCAGCAGAACCGGCACGCACTCACTGCCCGCCATGTCCTGGCGGTAGCGGTACTCGTGATAACGCTCGCGGGTCACGATCAACAGGCGGGCCAGGTTCTCGGTCCGTTCGCCATAGCGGCCCATCCAGAACAGGTCCGACAGCACCCGTGGCGAGCTGATGAATCGGGTGCCGCTGGGCAGCTCCACTGGCGGCACGGTGAGCGTGTCGGTCATCGCCCTGGCGGGTGGGCGCACCCAAATATCTTTTGCTGCAACGCTTTTCAGCTTGTACGCAGCATTGCCGGACGCCAGCACGTAGCCGAGCCCGCCGATCATCGGCGCATACCCGCCGCGCTGCGACACCGTGAACAACCGCAGACCTACGCTGGCCGCCGACAACCCGCCCGAATAGTGGTCGGTGGGCGCGGAGGAGAACTGCGGCAGCTCCTGGCCGACCCACTCCCCGGGGTTCGCCTCGATCCGGGCGGCCAGCTCACTGCGCTCTGCCGATGACAAGGCCGGACCCACGATGGTGTCGCCGCCGACCGTCGACTTGATCAGCAGTGAGCTCAGCCGTGCCAGCAGGTGTGAACGCTCCCGCTCGAACCCACCCCAGTACAGCTGCGGGGTGTCCAGCAGCGGCTTCTCCCCCAGTAGACGATCGGCCAACTGAGGCAGAAAGCGTTGCAGCCCAGGGCTTTCCAGAATTCCAGCGCCAAGTGTGTTGACCACCGTCACCGCACCGCGACGCTGCATCTCGACCAGGCCGACCACACCAAGGCGCGAGTCGGGCCGCAGGTCGAGCGGGTCGGCGTAGTCGGCGTCGACGCGGCGCAGCACCACGTCCACCCGCTTGAGCGTGCCCAGCGAACGCATCCACAGCTTGCCGTCGCGCACCACCAGATCTGCGCTCTCCACCAGCGGGAAGCCCAGCGCCGATGCCAGATAGGCCTGATCGAATGCGGTTTCGGAGTGGATACCGGGGCTCAGGATCACGACCACCGGATCCTCGGCGGCCTCGGGCGCGGCCTCGATGAGCGCCAGCCGCAGCGCCTGGGCGAACGGCGACGCCGGCCGCGGGCCGATGCGCTCGTAGACGTCGGGCACCGCATGGGCCACCACCCGGCGATCGGCCAGCGCATACCCGGCACCCGACGGCGCCTGCGCCCAGTCTGCGTTGACCACGAACCGCGCATCCGCGTTGCGGCTGATATCGCAGCCGAGCATGAATAGCTGATGGCGGCCCGGATTCTCGATACCGCGCGCGGCCCGGATATAGCCGGGGTGGCCGAACAGCAGCTGCGGCGGCAGAATTCCGCTGGTGATCGCCCGGCGCTCGCCGTACAAATCGGTCAGTACCCCGTCCAGGATGCGGGACCGTTGCACCACACCGGCTTCCAGCGTCTCCCAGTCCGAGGCACTCAGCAGCAGCGGCAGGCCATCCAGATGCCACGGGCCGGGCAACGCGATGC
This window contains:
- a CDS encoding circularly permuted type 2 ATP-grasp protein, which translates into the protein MSLSAAGSGLTRPSPDPDRLLAGYGAARAQDTLFDLRAGAGAFGGTGYDEFVDATGAVRPSWQELGDLIGGRGRAGLDRLRRVVRGLVDNDGITYIEVDHEGEAVTNGQGIALPGPWHLDGLPLLLSASDWETLEAGVVQRSRILDGVLTDLYGERRAITSGILPPQLLFGHPGYIRAARGIENPGRHQLFMLGCDISRNADARFVVNADWAQAPSGAGYALADRRVVAHAVPDVYERIGPRPASPFAQALRLALIEAAPEAAEDPVVVILSPGIHSETAFDQAYLASALGFPLVESADLVVRDGKLWMRSLGTLKRVDVVLRRVDADYADPLDLRPDSRLGVVGLVEMQRRGAVTVVNTLGAGILESPGLQRFLPQLADRLLGEKPLLDTPQLYWGGFERERSHLLARLSSLLIKSTVGGDTIVGPALSSAERSELAARIEANPGEWVGQELPQFSSAPTDHYSGGLSAASVGLRLFTVSQRGGYAPMIGGLGYVLASGNAAYKLKSVAAKDIWVRPPARAMTDTLTVPPVELPSGTRFISSPRVLSDLFWMGRYGERTENLARLLIVTRERYHEYRYRQDMAGSECVPVLLAALGALTGTDTEATGSYADAVASAQRTLWSLTVDRRRAGSLAQSVERLALAARSVRDQMSNDTWMVLGGVERALAEPAAAPPSPQRGALVADDTQLATAQQQTLAGMLALSGVAAESMVHDAGWTLMDIGKRIERGLALSALLRATLTIERGAGAEQTITESALVVCESSVIYRRRNLGKVSVAAVADLVLFDGENPRSLVYQLERLRSNLRALPGASGSSRPERLVDEVSTRLRRLNPADLEVVDAEGRRAELDKLLDWIHNALRDLSDVITRAQLSLPGDMQPLWGPDQRRVMP